Proteins encoded in a region of the Cataglyphis hispanica isolate Lineage 1 chromosome 14, ULB_Chis1_1.0, whole genome shotgun sequence genome:
- the LOC126854802 gene encoding proteolipid protein DM beta isoform X1, whose translation MVRLRELHQVRESLPLRGQFASNTSIDRFSERSLHGINSNERTCRNMCNDCMARVPYATLIATIMCCLGVGIFCGTMYRGATLCALMMDQVFHLHLGWLEAVQLVFASIGACMAALGFMILCVGCLATGATRHKVYRAWRSRVGGRISCAVFMTIIYILQIAWLLIFAFLIIVTLIFTIFWGLCSNPRVQSLDECINFTQFSFLFPNNTRIQDMQVCGPQEVKLFCKDFVEKAEVMFILATAASMLVILSLVHYLMCLSANYAHIRDHEKFQELQELQYLQDAIDPDSPQPGMGTLGSHRGKDRF comes from the exons ATGGTGAGATTGCGTGAATTACATCAGGTCAGAGAGAGTTTACCATTGCGTGGTCAATTTGCGAGTAATACGAGTATAGATCGATTTTCTGAGCGTAGTCTCCACGGCATTAATTCGAACGAGCGAACATGTA GGAATATGTGCAATGATTGTATGGCTAGAGTGCCGTACGCAACTCTCATAGCAACTATAATGTGTTGCCTAGGAGTTGGAATCTTCTGCGGTACCATGTATAGAGGTGCGACATTGTGTGCTCTTATGATGGATCAG GTGTTTCATCTGCATCTCGGATGGTTGGAAGCAGTGCAGTTGGTGTTCGCGTCAATTGGAGCTTGCATGGCAGCTTTAGGATTTATGATTTTGTGCGTCGGTTGCCTAGCAACTGGTGCTACAAGGCACAAAGTCTACCGAGCCTGGAGATCCAGAGTGGGTGGACGTATCTCCTGTGCTGTT tttatgACTATCATTTATATCTTGCAAATAGCTTGGCTTCTGATATTTGCATTCCTTATTATCGTCACGCTGATATTCACTATATTCTGGGGCCTGTGTAGCAATCCACGTGTTCAATCTCTTGATGAGTGCATTAATTTTACTCAATTCA GCTTTCTATTTCCAAACAACACACGGATACAGGATATGCAAGTGTGCGGACCTCAGGAGGTCAAACTATTCTGCAAAGATTTTGTGGAAAAGGCTGAGGTGATGTTCATCTTGGCGACTGCAGCGTCCATGCTGGTTATTCTAAGCCTAGTACACTATCTGATGTGCTTATCTGCGAATTATGCGCACATTCGAGATCACGAGAAGTTCCAGGAATTGCAGGAACTGCAATATCTGCAGGACGCGATCGATCCGGATTCTCCTCAACCGGGAATGGGTACCCTGGGTTCTCATCGTGGCAAAGATAGGTTCTAG
- the LOC126854805 gene encoding N-acetylglucosaminyl-phosphatidylinositol de-N-acetylase, which translates to MMADLDYARQYLSLQINEAICWWWYYIREISWQVMIALLAYLCVCVFLYAILKRVGHAAWQLPGPPARLLLVTAHPDDEVMFFGPLVYWLARSKASEIYLLCLSMGGDKKRIDELWECTKILGIPEANVTIIMSSELPDDQNVQWPVDTVAESILQYIEIYKINAVVTFDKYGVSRHKNHISLYFAIASLCIEKKVPPYCKLYVLESVNIIRKYIQLLDLPISLLSASYWYLVTYEQKRIIKSAMAAHKSQYVWFRKLYMIFSRYTFINTLQEVSALDLELDLQFDED; encoded by the exons ATGATGGCCGACCTGGATTACGCGCGTCAGTATCTTAGCTTGCAGATCAATGAGGCGATCTGCTGGTGGTGGTATTACATCAGGGAGATCTCGTGGCAGGTGATGATCGCCCTGTTAGCGTATCTCTGCGTCTGCGTCTTCCTCTATGCGATCCTTAAGAGAGTGGGCCACGCCGCCTGGCAATTACCAGGTCCACCTGCCAGGCTCCTCCTGGTCACCGCTCATCCGGACGACGAGGTGATGTTCTTCGGACCGCTGGTCTACTGGCTAGCGCGCTCCAAGGCCAGCGAGATCTACCTGTTGTGCTTATCTATGG GTGGAGACAAAAAAAGGATAGACGAGCTATGGGAATGTACAAAGATATTGGGCATCCCAGAGGCTaatgtaacaattattat GAGTAGCGAGTTACCAGATGATCAAAATGTACAGTGGCCAGTAGATACAGTTGCAGAAAGTATCTtacaatatatagaaatatacaaaatcaaTGCTGTCGTGACATTTGATAAATACGGAGTTAGCCGGCATAAGAATCATATCTCTTTGTACTTTGCAATTGCTTCATTGTGCATAGAGAAAAAAGTACCTCCTT ATTGTAAACTGTATGTGTTAGAGTCTGTTAATATAATCAGGAAATACATTCAACTCTTAGATTTACCTATCAGTCTACTCTCAGCTTCGTATTGGTATCTGGTGACATATGAACAGAAACGTATAATCAAA AGTGCTATGGCTGCACACAAGTCCCAGTATGTCTGGTTTCGAAAGTTGTACATGATCTTTTCACGATATACATTCATTAATACCCTCCAAGAAGTCAGTGCTCTTGATCTGGAGCTGGATCTCCAGTTTGATGAGGATTGA
- the LOC126854781 gene encoding serine/threonine-protein kinase PLK4, with protein MVIDDRRRPVERDMRHYVMPALSAGFGEHIEEYEVLNLLGKGGYGSVYRAKCLRSGMEVAIKMIDKKMMQAAGMVGRVRQEVEIHSRLKHPAILELYTCFEDANYVYLILELCHNGELQRYLKAQGTKALPEDHAARIIRQVVQGLLYLHSHQILHRDMSLSNLLLTKDMQVKIADFGLATQLTKPDEKHLTMCGTPNYISPEVATRSSHGPEADVWSLGCMLYTLLVGKPPFDTDAVKSTLTRVVMADYVMPSYLSDNAKDLIDKLLKKNPKERIRLRDIHKHPFIRNIEKNRLYNEKYGITDFLTDGMMDSGLGRTLSSYGRSKLRSRSEERTATTPIVPMVSVRSEALSEPIAKMQLNHRAKYGSYNAKEDSVLIGIPTSRNKMLSQNEQYDNYKYEHDDLERQKMTERHNKPRKEKSTENHNTERTEESAKLQVPPLNSNRLQPTRHRTNNAILTLLDNGEVCIEFVKRKNGKEKISNVCRISGDGLRVVLYKPSTSTEVGSQPPPLPSRGADSIYSYENLPACHHRKYIYAYRFVKLVQAKTSKLTLYTQRAKCVFMENGPQPDCEVHFYNGVKIVRVDGVAKITDQNGDTFVEGEFSPHLENYCEHYSECYKRCLLLESTLTSLEAATGHPCFPVIIGRRPNTALNDAPHQGKENISHTRNISPVLPSFDGSCSVVSTVTSRSRKMNSAHNINNNANMVAVPGIGFASKLSSGDIRVEYRDGSALTVSPQNHGGITYESNDGNVVRYNKHYQQDLEVPIQEKLRQLPMVLQYLMEPRHKCIR; from the exons ATGGTCATCGATGATCGACGACGTCCGGTCGAGCGCGATATGCGTCATTACGTCATGCCGGCGCTCTCGGCCGGCTTCGGCGAACACATTGAG GAATACGAGGTGCTGAATCTGCTGGGCAAGGGCGGCTACGGGAGCGTTTACCGAGCGAAATGTCTCCGCAGCGGCATGGAAGTCGCGATCAAAAtg ATCGACAAGAAAATGATGCAAGCTGCTGGGATGGTGGGTAGAGTGAGGCAGGAAGTGGAGATACATTCACGATTGAAACATCCAGCTATCTTGGAATTGTATACATGTTTTGAAGATGCAAACTATGTGTAcctaattttagaattatgtcATAATGGGGAACTTCAACGCTATCTTAAAGCACAGGGCACCAAAGCTTTGCCTGAAGATCATG CCGCCCGAATAATTAGACAAGTTGTACAAGGTTTACTTTACCTTCATTCTCATCAGATACTTCACAGAGATATGTCACTGTCTAATCTACTTCTGACCAAAGATATGCAAGTG AAAATAGCAGATTTCGGGTTAGCTACACAATTAACTAAACCAGATGAAAAACATTTGACTATGTGTGGCACGCCAAATTACATCTCTCCCGAA GTTGCTACAAGATCTTCACATGGACCAGAGGCGGATGTATGGAGTTTGGGATGTATGTTGTATACCTTATTGGTGGGTAAACCGCCGTTCGACACTGATGCAGTTAAGAGTACTTTAACACGAGTAGTAATGGCTGATTACGTGATGCCATCTTATTTGTCGGATAATGCAAAAGATTTGATAGATaaattactgaaaaaaaatccaaaagaGAGGATACGCCTACGAGACATTCACAAGCAtccatttataagaaatatagaaaaaaacagGCTATATAAT gaaaaatatggaattacagattttttaaCTGATGGCATGATGGATTCCGGATTAGGTAGGACACTGTCCTCATACGGTCGGTCGAAACTCCGATCTCGTTCAGAGGAAAGAACAGCAACAACGCCGATAGTGCCTATGGTTAGTGTGAGAAGTGAAGCGTTATCCGAACCTATTGCAAAGATGCAGTTAAATCACAGAGCAAAATACGGGAGTTACAACGCGAAAGAGGACTCTGTGTTAATAGGTATTCCAACATCTCGCAATAAGATGCTCTCGCAAAACGAGCAGTATGATAATTACAAGTATGAGCATGACGATTTAGAGAGGCAGAAAATGACAGAAAGGCACAATAAGCcaagaaaggaaaagagcaCGGAAAATCATAATACGGAAAGAACTGAGGAGAGTGCAAAATTACAAGTACCTCCCTTGAATTCCAACAGATTACAACCTACTAGGCACAGAACGAACAATGCGATTCTTACGCTTCTAGACAATGGGGAGGTGTGCATTGAGTTTGTCAAACGCAAAAACGGCAAA gAAAAGATCAGCAATGTATGCAGAATATCAGGCGACGGTTTACGAGTAGTTCTTTATAAACCGAGTACGTCTACAGAAGTCGGTTCGCAGCCGCCACCGTTGCCCAGCCGAGGTGCGGATAGTATTTATTCATACGAGAATTTACCAGCATGTCATCAtcgaaaatacatatacgcgTACCGTTTCGTGAAATTGGTTCAGGCGAAAACTTCAAAATTAACGCTGTACACTCAGCGTGCAAAATGTGTTTTCATGGAGAATGGTCCACAGCCTGACTGCGAAGTGCATTTTTACAACGGAGTAAAG ATTGTCCGAGTAGATGGTGTCGCGAAGATTACCGACCAGAACGGTGATACATTTGTTGAAGGTGAATTTTCGCCgcatcttgaaaattattgcgaaCATTATTCGGAGTGCTATAAACGATGCTTACTGCTGGAATCAACTTTGACATCCTTGGAAGCAGCCACTGGGCATCCCTGTTTTCCTGTGATAATTGGACGAAGGCCTAACACGGCTTTGAATGATGCTCCCCATCAggggaaagaaaatatatcgcatACTAGAAACATTTCTCCAGTT TTGCCGTCATTCGATGGTAGCTGCTCCGTCGTTTCGACGGTGACTTCTAGATCGCGCAAGATGAATTCTgcgcataatattaataataatgcgaaTATGGTAGCGGTCCCGGGAATCGGTTTCGCTTCAAAATTATCGTCCGGCGACATCCGGGTTGAGTATAGAGATGGATCCGCTTTAACT GTAAGTCCACAAAATCATGGTGGCATTACATATGAAAGTAATGATGGCAATGTTGTGCGATATAATAAGCATTACCAGCAAGATTTGGAAGTGCCGATTCAAGAGAAGCTTCGTCAATTGCCAATGGTTCTTCAATATCTCATGGAACCAAGGCACAAGTGTATTCGGTAG
- the LOC126854802 gene encoding proteolipid protein DM beta isoform X2, protein MGNMCNDCMARVPYATLIATIMCCLGVGIFCGTMYRGATLCALMMDQVFHLHLGWLEAVQLVFASIGACMAALGFMILCVGCLATGATRHKVYRAWRSRVGGRISCAVFMTIIYILQIAWLLIFAFLIIVTLIFTIFWGLCSNPRVQSLDECINFTQFSFLFPNNTRIQDMQVCGPQEVKLFCKDFVEKAEVMFILATAASMLVILSLVHYLMCLSANYAHIRDHEKFQELQELQYLQDAIDPDSPQPGMGTLGSHRGKDRF, encoded by the exons ATGG GGAATATGTGCAATGATTGTATGGCTAGAGTGCCGTACGCAACTCTCATAGCAACTATAATGTGTTGCCTAGGAGTTGGAATCTTCTGCGGTACCATGTATAGAGGTGCGACATTGTGTGCTCTTATGATGGATCAG GTGTTTCATCTGCATCTCGGATGGTTGGAAGCAGTGCAGTTGGTGTTCGCGTCAATTGGAGCTTGCATGGCAGCTTTAGGATTTATGATTTTGTGCGTCGGTTGCCTAGCAACTGGTGCTACAAGGCACAAAGTCTACCGAGCCTGGAGATCCAGAGTGGGTGGACGTATCTCCTGTGCTGTT tttatgACTATCATTTATATCTTGCAAATAGCTTGGCTTCTGATATTTGCATTCCTTATTATCGTCACGCTGATATTCACTATATTCTGGGGCCTGTGTAGCAATCCACGTGTTCAATCTCTTGATGAGTGCATTAATTTTACTCAATTCA GCTTTCTATTTCCAAACAACACACGGATACAGGATATGCAAGTGTGCGGACCTCAGGAGGTCAAACTATTCTGCAAAGATTTTGTGGAAAAGGCTGAGGTGATGTTCATCTTGGCGACTGCAGCGTCCATGCTGGTTATTCTAAGCCTAGTACACTATCTGATGTGCTTATCTGCGAATTATGCGCACATTCGAGATCACGAGAAGTTCCAGGAATTGCAGGAACTGCAATATCTGCAGGACGCGATCGATCCGGATTCTCCTCAACCGGGAATGGGTACCCTGGGTTCTCATCGTGGCAAAGATAGGTTCTAG